A window of the Miscanthus floridulus cultivar M001 chromosome 14, ASM1932011v1, whole genome shotgun sequence genome harbors these coding sequences:
- the LOC136504406 gene encoding asparagine synthetase [glutamine-hydrolyzing]-like, whose product MLDGVFSFVLLDTRHGDRASSFMAARDAIGVTPLYIGWGIDGSLWISSELKALNDECEHFEIFPPGHLYSSKTGGFSRWYSPPWYDEAIIPSVPYNLLALRKAFEKAVVKRLMTDVPFGVLLSGGLDSSLVAAVAVRHLAGTEAAKRWGTKLHSFCVGLEGSPDLKAAREVADYLGTLHHEFHFTVQDGIDAIEDVIYHTETYDVTTIRASTPMFLMSRKIKSLGVKMVISGEGSDELFGGYLYFHKAPDKEEFHRETCRKVKALHQYDCLRANKATSAWGLEARVPFLDKQFINEAMSIDPEWKMVRPDLGRIEKWVLRKAFDDEEQPFLPKHILYRQKEQFSDGVGYSWIDGLKAHAASNVTDKMLSNAKFIFPHNTPTTKEAYYYRMIFERFFPQKSAILTVPGGPSVACSTAKAIEWDAQWSANLDPSGRAALGVHLAAYEHEQEQDPKHVPATITAGGSKKPRTISRVAAAAVPPGVAIEG is encoded by the exons ATGCTGGACGGCGTCTTCTCCTTCGTGCTGCTGGACACCCGCCATGGCGACCGCGCAAGCAGCTTCATGGCTGCCCGCGACGCCATCGGCGTGACGCCCCTCTACATCGGATGGGGAATCGATG GGTCGCTGTGGATTTCGTCAGAATTGAAGGCCCTGAACGACGAGTGCGAGCACTTTGAGATCTTCCCTCCGGGGCATCTCTACTCCAGCAAAACTGGAGGATTCAGCAGGTGGTACAGCCCACCATGGTACGACGAGGCCATCATCCCCTCCGTTCCATACAACCTGCTGGCCCTCAGGAAGGCCTTCGAAAAG GCTGTGGTAAAGCGGCTGATGACAGACGTCCCCTTCGGCGTCCTGCTCTCCGGTGGGCTGGACTCGTCGCTGGTGGCGGCCGTCGCCGTGCGCCACCTCGCCGGGACAGAGGCGGCCAAGCGCTGGGGCACCAAGCTCCACTCCTTCTGCGTCGGCCTGGAGGGGTCCCCTGACCTGAAGGCGGCCAGGGAGGTGGCAGACTACCTGGGCACCCTGCACCATGAGTTCCACTTCACTGTTCAG GACGGCATTGATGCAATTGAAGACGTGATCTACCACACCGAGACGTACGACGTGACGACGATCAGGGCGAGCACGCCCATGTTCCTCATGTCGCGCAAGATCAAGTCGCTCGGGGTGAAGATGGTCATCTCCGGCGAGGGCTCCGACGAGCTCTTTGGAGGCTACCTCTACTTCCACAAGGCACCCGACAAGGAGGAGTTCCACCGCGAGACCTGCAGGAAG GTTAAGGCTCTGCATCAGTATGACTGCCTGAGAGCCAACAAGGCGACATCGGCTTGGGGCCTCGAGGCTCGCGTCCCCTTCTTGGACAAGCAGTTCATCAATGAGGCCATGAGCATCGACCCTGAGTGGAAGATG GTCCGGCCTGATCTTGGAAGGATTGAGAAGTGGGTGCTGAGGAAGGCATTCGACGATGAGGAGCAGCCATTCCTGCCCAAG CATATCCTGTACAGACAGAAGGAGCAGTTCAGTGACGGCGTTGGGTACAGCTGGATCGATGGCCTCAAGGCTCATGCAGCATCAAAT GTGACTGACAAGATGTTGTCGAATGCAAAGTTCATCTTCCCACACAACACTCCGACCACAAAGGAGGCCTACTATTACAGGATGATCTTCGAGAGGTTCTTCCCTCAG AAGTCTGCTATCCTGACGGTGCCGGGCGGGCCAAGCGTGGCATGCAGCACGGCCAAGGCCATCGAGTGGGACGCGCAGTGGTCGGCAAACCTGGACCCCTCGGGGAGGGCGGCGCTGGGCGTTCATCTCGCCGCCTATGAACACGAACAAGAGCAAGATCCGAAGCATGTCCCAGCCACCATCACAGCAGGAGGCAGCAAGAAGCCGAGGACCATCAGCAGGGTGGCAGCAGCGGCGGTGCCGCCTGGCGTTGCCATCGAGGGATAG